One segment of Aquimarina sp. BL5 DNA contains the following:
- a CDS encoding transglutaminase domain-containing protein: protein MISKYYFLLLLLSTSFIATSQKKFEPTEEDISLAKELSNSYPDEDIALLKHSEVIDFDFDKKTDKVIVKNKFKQEFINLKSRTEIPLFIGYDDQSKIQDVYVNHKNGQSAGIRFRDEYYNQEELFHSDARIKWSGLNFPLLGYKYTFGYKKKYKDVKYFVNTFLDSYFPIVQKTITVNIPNWLDVEIREINMDSISVKREKKQIENKGITQYTYTIENVEAVVKEENSIGPTHYRPHLLFLAKSHTKNDTKQVLLNNTKDLYKWYHSLVLQLNNDTESLKEKTLSIIENQNTDEEKIKAIYYWVQDNIRYIAFEDGIAGFKPEEAANVYRKKYGDCKGMANLTKQMMKIAGFDARLSWIGTRRIAYDYSLPTIAVDNHMICTVIVDDKKYFLDATEKYNPLGTYAERIQKKQVLIENEEDYILDTIPSNISKNNIETVISSLKIEEEKLIGTIKRKYEGESKTDILYNINNLKKDRKTEVLEYYIGRGDKNLVLDDITITDISNRDQDLHLSYHITQNNAISSFENELYIDIDYYKSYQQLDFDKRKTAFVLPYKTLENTATTIEIPEGYIVKELPKNLSVNNKDFEISLNYTSDNDKIIYEKNINFKNAIISKTELSAWKEFHKKLKKQYQQQIILTKE from the coding sequence ATGATATCAAAATACTATTTTTTATTACTTTTATTATCTACTTCATTTATTGCTACTTCTCAAAAGAAATTCGAACCTACAGAAGAAGATATATCACTAGCTAAAGAACTAAGTAATTCCTACCCTGATGAAGATATTGCTTTACTAAAACACTCAGAAGTTATTGATTTTGATTTTGACAAAAAAACCGATAAGGTTATAGTTAAAAACAAGTTTAAACAGGAATTCATCAACTTAAAATCCAGAACAGAAATCCCTCTATTCATAGGATATGATGATCAATCTAAAATTCAAGATGTATACGTAAATCACAAAAATGGTCAATCTGCAGGTATACGTTTTAGGGATGAATACTATAATCAGGAAGAACTATTTCATTCTGATGCCAGAATTAAATGGAGCGGTTTAAACTTCCCTTTATTAGGATATAAATACACTTTCGGATATAAAAAGAAATATAAGGATGTTAAATACTTTGTAAACACTTTTTTAGATAGTTATTTTCCAATTGTACAAAAAACAATTACCGTAAATATTCCAAATTGGTTAGATGTAGAAATCAGAGAAATCAATATGGACAGTATTTCTGTAAAAAGAGAAAAAAAACAAATTGAAAACAAAGGTATTACCCAATATACCTATACTATAGAAAATGTAGAAGCCGTTGTTAAAGAGGAAAATAGTATTGGACCTACACATTATAGACCACACTTACTATTTTTGGCTAAATCCCATACTAAAAATGACACTAAACAAGTATTACTTAACAATACTAAAGATCTTTACAAATGGTATCACTCTCTGGTACTTCAATTAAATAATGATACTGAATCTCTAAAAGAAAAAACATTATCCATCATTGAAAACCAAAATACAGATGAGGAAAAGATAAAAGCGATTTACTATTGGGTTCAGGATAATATAAGATATATAGCCTTTGAAGACGGAATCGCAGGTTTCAAACCAGAAGAAGCTGCCAATGTATATCGGAAAAAATACGGTGACTGTAAAGGAATGGCCAATCTGACTAAACAAATGATGAAAATAGCGGGATTTGATGCTAGATTATCGTGGATTGGCACAAGACGGATTGCTTACGACTACTCACTACCTACAATTGCCGTGGATAATCATATGATTTGTACTGTGATTGTTGATGATAAAAAATATTTTTTAGACGCTACGGAAAAGTATAATCCCTTAGGAACTTATGCTGAAAGAATTCAGAAAAAACAGGTTTTGATAGAAAATGAGGAAGATTATATTCTAGATACAATTCCTTCAAATATTTCTAAAAACAATATAGAAACAGTAATATCTAGTTTAAAAATCGAAGAAGAAAAGCTTATAGGAACTATTAAAAGAAAATATGAAGGAGAAAGCAAAACGGATATTTTATATAACATCAACAATTTAAAAAAAGATAGGAAGACTGAAGTATTAGAATACTATATCGGACGAGGAGATAAAAATTTAGTTTTGGATGACATTACGATCACCGATATAAGTAATCGAGACCAAGACCTACATTTATCCTATCATATAACTCAAAACAATGCAATCAGTAGTTTTGAAAATGAACTTTACATTGATATTGATTACTACAAAAGCTACCAACAATTAGATTTTGACAAAAGAAAAACCGCATTTGTTTTACCATACAAAACTTTAGAAAATACGGCTACTACTATCGAAATCCCTGAAGGATATATTGTGAAAGAGCTACCAAAAAATCTTTCGGTAAACAATAAAGATTTTGAAATATCATTGAACTATACATCGGATAATGATAAAATTATTTATGAGAAGAATATCAACTTTAAGAATGCGATTATCAGTAAAACTGAGTTAAGCGCCTGGAAGGAATTTCATAAAAAATTAAAAAAGCAATATCAACAACAAATAATTTTGACCAAAGAATAA
- a CDS encoding M42 family metallopeptidase translates to MAKKSILNKKSLTFLEKYLNNAAPTGYEWEGQKIWMDYLKPYVDEFITDTYGTAVGVINPKATYKVVIEGHADEISWYVNYITDNGLIYVIRNGGSDHQIATSKRVNIHTKKGIVQGVFGWPAIHTRKGSKEQAPTLENICIDVGCNTKEEVLKLGVHVGCVITYPDEFFILNKDKFVCRALDNRMGGFMIAEVARLLKENKDKLDFGLYITNSVQEEIGLRGAEMITHTIKPDVAIVTDVCHDTTTPMIEKKTQGETKIGDGPVISYAPAVQNRLRELLIDTAEKKKIPFQRMASSRMTGTDTDAFAYSNGGVASALISLPLRYMHTTVEMVHRDDVENVINLIYESLLAIKSGETFSYFEKPKPTTKAKPRPKSKPKAKK, encoded by the coding sequence ATGGCTAAAAAAAGTATATTAAATAAGAAGTCTTTGACTTTTCTCGAGAAATATTTGAACAATGCTGCACCTACAGGTTACGAATGGGAAGGACAAAAAATATGGATGGATTACCTGAAGCCATATGTAGATGAATTTATTACGGACACATATGGAACTGCCGTTGGTGTTATTAATCCTAAGGCAACATACAAGGTAGTTATAGAAGGGCACGCTGATGAAATTTCATGGTATGTAAACTATATTACAGACAATGGTCTTATATATGTGATTAGAAATGGAGGCAGTGATCATCAAATAGCGACTTCAAAACGTGTAAATATCCATACTAAAAAAGGAATTGTACAGGGCGTGTTTGGCTGGCCGGCAATACATACTCGTAAAGGTTCTAAAGAACAAGCTCCAACATTAGAAAATATTTGTATTGATGTAGGATGCAATACTAAAGAGGAAGTTTTGAAACTTGGAGTTCACGTAGGATGCGTAATTACCTACCCCGATGAGTTTTTTATTCTTAACAAAGACAAGTTTGTTTGTCGAGCCTTGGATAATAGAATGGGTGGTTTTATGATTGCTGAAGTTGCTCGCTTATTAAAGGAAAACAAAGATAAGTTAGACTTTGGACTATATATAACTAATTCTGTTCAGGAAGAAATAGGTCTTAGAGGTGCCGAAATGATTACACACACTATCAAACCAGATGTTGCTATCGTTACCGATGTTTGTCATGACACAACTACACCTATGATAGAAAAGAAAACTCAAGGTGAAACAAAAATCGGCGATGGCCCTGTGATTTCTTATGCTCCTGCTGTTCAGAATAGATTAAGAGAATTATTAATTGACACTGCAGAGAAGAAAAAAATACCATTCCAGCGAATGGCATCTAGTAGAATGACAGGTACGGATACTGATGCTTTTGCTTACAGTAATGGAGGGGTTGCCTCTGCGTTAATCTCTTTACCTCTTCGTTATATGCATACCACTGTAGAAATGGTTCACAGAGATGATGTAGAAAATGTAATTAATCTAATATATGAAAGCTTACTTGCTATTAAATCCGGTGAAACTTTTAGTTATTTCGAAAAACCGAAACCAACTACAAAGGCAAAACCAAGACCAAAGAGCAAACCAAAAGCTAAGAAATAA
- a CDS encoding DUF4294 domain-containing protein, with protein sequence MQKHLLYIFILLFPCIGICQKEVDSTKIDTSGYVQYYIIEGDTIPHEAIDLDEVVILGKLKFKDRLARRKYLILRRKTRKVYPYAKLASDRLTELNERLKNIKSKKARKKYIKILQKYMEEEFTAELKKMTRTEGQILVKLIHRQTGQTMFDLVKEYRSGWKAFWYNSTAKLFSISLKEQYDPINIEEDYWIEDILQRSFQSNILEEQKTALDFSFYSLRNKWTDTIRATTTEN encoded by the coding sequence ATGCAGAAACATTTGCTATACATATTCATATTATTGTTCCCTTGTATTGGAATTTGTCAGAAAGAAGTCGACTCGACAAAAATAGATACATCAGGTTACGTACAGTATTATATAATAGAAGGAGATACTATTCCACATGAAGCTATAGATCTTGATGAAGTTGTAATATTAGGTAAGCTTAAATTCAAGGATAGATTAGCAAGAAGAAAGTATCTTATATTAAGACGTAAAACTAGAAAGGTGTATCCCTATGCAAAACTTGCATCAGATAGATTGACAGAATTAAACGAAAGATTAAAAAACATCAAATCAAAAAAAGCTCGTAAGAAATATATTAAAATACTTCAGAAGTATATGGAGGAGGAGTTTACAGCTGAATTAAAAAAGATGACTCGTACTGAAGGTCAAATTTTAGTAAAGTTGATACACAGGCAAACAGGTCAAACGATGTTTGATTTGGTTAAGGAGTATAGGAGTGGATGGAAAGCATTTTGGTATAACAGCACCGCTAAGCTTTTTAGTATTTCTTTGAAAGAACAATATGACCCTATTAATATAGAAGAGGATTACTGGATTGAGGATATATTACAAAGAAGTTTTCAATCAAATATTTTGGAAGAACAAAAGACTGCGCTGGATTTTAGTTTTTATAGTCTAAGAAATAAGTGGACCGACACTATTAGAGCTACAACAACAGAAAATTAA
- a CDS encoding ATP-binding protein gives MSFAELECRIIHTEEHLNSIGRANSVMLIENIIDISTKFNTQQEYYLKGYSYNLLGKIHFLNKEYKKALKEYKIAELFIKELEGDSELIIDVNNNIALVYLEGFNKPARALKRIKHIHENYKNLNNDYKHSLELNLANIYLKTRNYRKAYRLLKKCQKYFSQDTEHITELLLTYLSFGEYYKIHNNYNSAIRHFEKAASIAEKNKMSREAMNIYKKYEELLVKLGRQDRAYAILKKYTKHHETALETEKLETNQFKEKLVVSNKNNSIQTQKAKQSQTVSIFTLSLLILCLILFCFFIYNHRKTKVLGESLAIRNKELKISKEKSDRLAAVKTKFISTVSHELRTPLYGVVGLSSILMERIKDEENHKFIKLMKFSADHLLNLINDVLQVTKMESYEISLDKSIYNIKSLADDIRNSFEYQADKNGNTLHLNFDPNIPHSLIGDSVRLSQIFINLISNANKFTRNGNIWLNFVNPIVTDNQVEITFEIKDDGRGIPLDKQGIIFDKFSQANSKDHTTGTGLGLHIVKNLVNLHGGDIKIKSSPGKGSTFYFTISFEIDTTSQEKNQTNNLKRYIKLKNIEDYNILIVEDNKINQIVTQNVLKTKGFNSEIADDGLIAIEMVKENRYDLILMDLNMPNMGGMESTKVIREFNPDVPIVALTASDTQDTVEAILNPDSGFNDFLRKPYKNEEFFRKIETNINGKISKAS, from the coding sequence ATGTCATTCGCCGAATTGGAGTGTAGAATTATTCACACGGAAGAACACCTAAACTCCATAGGAAGAGCCAATAGTGTCATGCTTATTGAAAACATTATAGATATCTCTACTAAATTCAATACCCAACAAGAATACTATTTAAAAGGATACTCTTATAATTTATTAGGAAAAATACATTTCCTGAATAAAGAATATAAAAAAGCTCTTAAAGAATATAAAATCGCAGAACTATTCATAAAAGAATTAGAAGGAGATTCTGAACTAATTATAGATGTTAACAATAATATTGCTTTAGTATATTTAGAGGGTTTTAACAAACCGGCAAGAGCATTAAAAAGAATCAAGCATATTCACGAAAACTATAAAAACCTAAATAACGACTATAAACATAGCTTAGAACTAAATTTAGCTAACATTTATCTTAAAACCAGAAATTACAGAAAAGCATATAGACTATTAAAAAAATGTCAAAAATATTTTAGTCAAGACACTGAACATATTACTGAATTACTTTTAACCTACTTAAGTTTCGGTGAATATTATAAGATTCATAATAACTACAACAGTGCTATAAGACATTTCGAAAAAGCTGCTTCTATTGCAGAAAAAAATAAAATGTCTAGAGAAGCAATGAACATTTATAAAAAGTATGAAGAGTTACTTGTGAAATTAGGAAGACAAGATAGAGCTTATGCGATTCTTAAAAAATATACTAAACATCACGAAACTGCCTTAGAAACTGAGAAATTAGAAACAAATCAATTTAAGGAAAAATTAGTAGTAAGCAATAAAAACAATAGTATACAAACTCAAAAAGCAAAACAATCACAAACAGTTTCTATATTTACATTATCACTACTTATATTATGTCTAATATTGTTTTGTTTTTTCATCTATAACCATAGAAAAACAAAAGTACTCGGAGAATCTTTGGCAATTAGAAACAAAGAATTAAAGATTTCGAAAGAAAAATCAGATCGTCTTGCTGCCGTAAAAACTAAGTTTATATCCACAGTAAGTCATGAACTTAGAACTCCGCTATATGGAGTGGTTGGTTTATCGTCTATTCTTATGGAGCGGATAAAAGATGAAGAAAATCATAAATTTATAAAACTAATGAAATTTTCTGCGGATCATTTACTAAATCTTATTAATGATGTTCTTCAGGTTACTAAAATGGAATCTTATGAAATAAGCTTAGATAAATCCATATATAATATCAAAAGCTTAGCTGATGATATCAGAAATTCATTTGAATATCAAGCAGATAAAAATGGGAATACGTTACACCTTAATTTTGATCCAAACATTCCTCATTCTCTTATTGGAGACTCTGTAAGATTATCCCAGATTTTTATTAATCTTATCAGTAATGCAAATAAATTCACCAGAAACGGAAATATCTGGCTAAATTTTGTCAACCCAATCGTTACCGATAACCAAGTTGAGATTACCTTTGAAATTAAAGATGACGGAAGAGGAATTCCTTTGGATAAGCAAGGAATAATCTTTGATAAATTTTCTCAAGCTAATTCAAAAGACCATACGACTGGTACTGGTCTTGGTTTACATATCGTTAAAAATTTAGTTAACCTGCATGGTGGTGATATCAAAATAAAAAGCTCTCCAGGTAAAGGTTCTACATTTTATTTTACCATTTCTTTTGAAATTGACACTACTAGTCAAGAAAAGAATCAAACAAACAATTTGAAAAGATATATTAAACTAAAAAACATTGAAGATTATAATATCTTAATTGTTGAAGACAATAAAATAAATCAAATAGTAACTCAAAACGTTCTTAAAACAAAAGGTTTTAATTCTGAGATCGCAGATGATGGACTTATTGCCATTGAAATGGTAAAGGAAAACAGATATGACCTTATATTAATGGATTTAAACATGCCAAATATGGGTGGAATGGAATCAACTAAAGTAATTAGAGAATTTAATCCTGATGTACCCATTGTAGCTTTAACGGCATCAGATACTCAGGATACGGTTGAAGCAATTCTTAATCCTGACTCGGGATTCAATGATTTCTTAAGAAAACCATATAAAAATGAAGAGTTCTTTCGTAAAATTGAAACAAATATTAACGGTAAAATTTCAAAAGCTTCATAA
- a CDS encoding hemolysin III family protein: MNVQTPIEERWNWLTHGFGFLLSALGLFFLLFNDTHKTSYSTFSILLYSVSLMVLYFASSAYHYTNNVSLKNRFRVMDHISIYLLIAGTYTPVTLIGLLDSKGWLLFILVWSLAGFGSILKLFFTGKFEILSVTLYLVMGWLIMLDITTLTDVVGSEGIMYLMLGGLAYTFGIIFYAFNKLNFNHVIWHVFVLAGGVFHYIFVLKFII; this comes from the coding sequence ATGAACGTACAAACACCGATTGAAGAAAGATGGAATTGGTTAACTCATGGATTTGGTTTCTTACTTTCCGCTTTAGGTTTATTTTTCTTACTATTTAATGATACACATAAAACTTCTTACAGCACATTTTCAATATTATTATATTCTGTTTCATTAATGGTACTATATTTTGCATCTTCAGCGTACCATTATACAAATAATGTTTCTCTTAAGAATCGATTTAGGGTTATGGATCATATTAGTATTTATTTACTAATAGCTGGGACGTATACACCCGTTACTTTAATTGGTTTGTTGGATAGTAAAGGGTGGCTTCTTTTTATACTTGTATGGTCTTTGGCTGGTTTTGGATCAATTCTAAAGCTTTTTTTTACTGGAAAATTCGAGATTCTTTCAGTGACTTTATATCTAGTAATGGGTTGGTTAATTATGTTAGATATTACTACATTAACGGATGTAGTAGGTTCTGAAGGGATTATGTATCTTATGTTAGGTGGATTGGCCTATACTTTCGGAATAATTTTTTACGCTTTTAATAAGCTAAATTTCAATCATGTAATTTGGCATGTATTTGTGTTAGCAGGTGGCGTGTTTCATTATATTTTTGTGCTAAAGTTTATTATATAA
- a CDS encoding DUF4268 domain-containing protein, translated as MFSKEDSKKIRQEFWTTFGKAYPHKWLLYNTKIKDVTLKFTFTTKIAQVSIDVEPYDETIRAYYYDKFLSLKNIIVEEYLDNIIFDQFYQLENGKIISRIYTELVDVSVHNKKTWEITMEFLNEKMLVLETFFLEYKDFIES; from the coding sequence ATGTTTAGCAAAGAAGATTCAAAAAAAATAAGACAAGAATTCTGGACTACATTTGGTAAAGCTTACCCGCATAAATGGCTATTATACAACACAAAAATTAAAGATGTAACACTTAAGTTCACCTTTACAACAAAGATTGCTCAAGTTTCTATTGATGTAGAACCTTATGACGAAACAATAAGAGCCTATTATTATGACAAATTCTTAAGTTTAAAAAATATTATCGTAGAGGAATATTTAGATAATATCATTTTTGATCAATTCTATCAATTAGAAAATGGAAAAATTATTTCTCGCATTTATACAGAGCTAGTAGATGTAAGTGTACATAATAAAAAAACTTGGGAAATAACGATGGAGTTCCTAAACGAAAAAATGCTCGTGCTCGAAACATTCTTTTTAGAATATAAAGATTTTATTGAATCATAA
- a CDS encoding ZIP family metal transporter, with protein sequence MYNHILSISAVFIGSLIVYIFKPNNQKNLKLLLAFSGAFLLAITIFNLLPEVFEEHQYAKQTGVWIMIGILLQKVLEYFSKGAEHGHIHIHKETTQIPKLLFISLGIHAILEGFPIHHTEGILIGIIIHKIPVAMILTTFLFKTEIKRPIIILFLILFALMTPLGTFISEHFEGVQAYYKEITALVIGIFLHVSTTILFESNEGHKFNITKLMVILAATACAYFI encoded by the coding sequence GTGTATAATCACATACTATCCATATCAGCAGTTTTTATAGGTTCATTAATAGTATATATATTCAAACCTAATAATCAAAAAAACTTAAAATTACTTTTAGCTTTTAGTGGTGCTTTTCTATTAGCCATTACTATCTTTAATCTGTTACCAGAAGTGTTTGAAGAGCACCAATATGCCAAGCAAACAGGTGTTTGGATTATGATTGGAATTTTACTCCAAAAAGTATTAGAATATTTCTCAAAAGGAGCAGAACACGGACATATACATATTCATAAAGAAACTACTCAGATTCCTAAATTACTTTTTATAAGTTTAGGAATTCATGCCATTCTGGAAGGTTTTCCTATTCATCACACAGAAGGTATCCTTATAGGGATCATTATTCATAAAATTCCGGTAGCAATGATACTAACAACTTTTTTATTTAAAACAGAAATAAAAAGGCCTATCATCATATTGTTTCTTATTCTTTTTGCTCTAATGACTCCTCTGGGAACATTTATCTCTGAACATTTTGAAGGAGTTCAGGCGTACTACAAAGAAATTACAGCGCTTGTAATTGGTATATTTCTACATGTTTCTACCACTATTTTATTTGAAAGTAATGAAGGGCATAAATTTAATATCACCAAACTAATGGTTATTCTAGCCGCAACAGCCTGTGCTTATTTTATTTAA
- a CDS encoding cyclopropane-fatty-acyl-phospholipid synthase family protein: MLKDSTMWYASWFDTPYYHILYKDRGHEEAQEFMDNLTSYLSLEPEEKILDLACGKGRHSVYLNKLGYNVTGVDLSKNSIEYASQFENESLKFKVHDMSKPYSKKFSAVFNLFTSFGYFEKEECNLSTIKAIKSDLNERGFGVIDFMNVDYVINNLVPEETKEVSGINFHIKRYVEDGYIYKEIKFNDNNEDFLFTERVKALTLQDFQKYFEEAEVNLLDIFGDYHLKKYDKTTSPRLILIFK, from the coding sequence ATGCTAAAAGATTCTACAATGTGGTATGCATCTTGGTTCGATACACCATATTATCATATATTATATAAAGATAGAGGCCACGAAGAGGCGCAAGAATTCATGGATAACCTAACTAGTTATCTAAGCTTAGAACCGGAAGAAAAAATCCTGGATCTTGCTTGTGGTAAAGGAAGACACAGTGTTTATCTAAATAAATTAGGATATAATGTTACTGGAGTTGACCTTTCTAAAAACAGTATTGAATATGCATCTCAATTCGAAAATGAATCACTGAAGTTTAAGGTGCACGATATGTCTAAACCTTACTCTAAAAAGTTTTCTGCTGTTTTCAATCTTTTTACAAGCTTTGGTTATTTTGAAAAAGAAGAATGTAATCTAAGTACCATAAAAGCTATAAAGTCTGATTTAAATGAAAGAGGCTTTGGTGTTATTGACTTTATGAACGTCGATTACGTAATTAACAACCTTGTTCCTGAAGAAACAAAAGAAGTTTCTGGAATAAATTTTCATATAAAAAGATATGTTGAAGATGGTTATATCTACAAGGAAATAAAATTTAATGACAATAATGAGGACTTTTTATTTACCGAAAGAGTAAAAGCCTTGACTCTACAAGATTTTCAAAAATATTTTGAAGAAGCTGAAGTCAATTTGCTTGATATTTTTGGCGATTACCATCTTAAAAAATATGATAAAACTACTTCTCCTCGACTTATTCTTATTTTTAAATAG
- a CDS encoding class I SAM-dependent RNA methyltransferase, translating into MVAKTFFGFEEILAKELSNLGAQKVQVGNRMVSFYGDTGFMYKANLCLRTALKILKPISSKKIRNEKDLYSFIQSIRWDEYLNTDDTFAIYATVNSTIFKHSQFISLKSKDAIVDKFRKETGKRPNVDTDYPDLTINIHIQQDLCTVSLDSSGGSLHHRGYRSATNIAPINEVLAAGLLLLSGWDGQCDFLDPMCGSGTFAIEAAMIACNIPANLNRKEFAFEKWLDWDMDLFEKIEEASLKKTRDFHHSIIGFDKAPSAVRKAKQNVENANLTDFIKIKDDNFFESSKNEDKKLHMVFNPPYGERLELDEEKFYAQIGDTLKQSYPDTNAWFITSNLEALKYVGLRPSRKIKVFNGKLECRLVKYEMYAGSKKAKFQDRS; encoded by the coding sequence ATGGTAGCCAAAACCTTTTTTGGTTTTGAAGAAATATTAGCAAAGGAGCTTAGTAATCTTGGTGCCCAAAAAGTCCAAGTAGGTAATCGAATGGTTAGTTTTTATGGAGATACAGGTTTTATGTATAAAGCAAATCTTTGTCTTAGAACGGCTTTAAAAATATTAAAGCCTATTTCTTCTAAAAAAATACGTAATGAAAAAGATTTATATAGTTTTATTCAATCCATTCGTTGGGATGAATATCTAAACACTGATGATACTTTTGCGATATATGCAACAGTAAATTCAACAATATTTAAGCATTCCCAGTTTATTTCTTTAAAATCCAAAGATGCTATTGTAGATAAATTCAGAAAAGAAACTGGAAAAAGACCTAATGTAGATACTGATTATCCGGATTTGACCATTAATATTCATATCCAGCAAGATCTATGCACAGTATCTTTAGATAGCTCTGGTGGATCGTTACATCATAGGGGATATCGCAGTGCGACAAATATTGCTCCGATAAATGAAGTCTTAGCGGCTGGTCTGTTATTATTATCTGGATGGGATGGACAATGTGATTTTCTAGATCCAATGTGTGGTAGTGGAACTTTTGCTATAGAAGCAGCTATGATTGCTTGTAACATTCCTGCTAATTTGAACCGAAAAGAGTTTGCTTTCGAAAAATGGTTAGATTGGGATATGGATTTATTTGAAAAAATTGAAGAAGCCAGTTTGAAAAAAACGCGTGATTTTCATCATTCAATTATTGGTTTTGACAAAGCTCCATCTGCTGTTAGAAAGGCAAAACAAAATGTAGAAAATGCGAATCTCACCGATTTTATTAAGATTAAAGATGATAATTTTTTTGAAAGTTCTAAAAATGAAGATAAGAAACTTCATATGGTCTTTAATCCTCCATATGGAGAACGTTTAGAATTGGACGAAGAAAAATTTTATGCACAAATAGGAGATACGCTTAAACAGAGTTATCCAGATACTAATGCTTGGTTTATAACTTCTAACCTTGAAGCTTTAAAATATGTAGGATTAAGACCTTCTCGAAAAATAAAAGTATTTAATGGTAAACTAGAATGTCGTTTAGTGAAGTATGAAATGTATGCTGGAAGCAAAAAAGCTAAATTTCAGGATAGGTCTTAG
- a CDS encoding DUF6048 family protein: MRQLHTYLFFISLFISGTILSQEAETNISARDTLPPAEKYGLRVGVDIARLIRTALNDDYSGFEINGDYRIYKNYYLAAELGNESFLRDEENIEVEGSGSYIRLGVDYNVYKNWYGMQNSIYVGLRYGFSTFDQTLNSYRIFTGTDFFPNEPITEKREAKDLTAGWVEFTLGIKVEVLNNLYLGASVSLRGLVSEKDPDGFDDEFDGFENLFIPGYGRTNDFSQFGVGYTYTISYLIPFVKKKR; the protein is encoded by the coding sequence ATGAGACAGCTGCACACGTATTTATTTTTCATTAGCCTGTTCATTTCAGGTACGATATTGAGTCAAGAAGCGGAGACTAACATTTCTGCAAGAGACACCTTACCTCCTGCCGAAAAATATGGTTTAAGAGTTGGTGTAGATATTGCCCGATTAATTAGAACTGCCTTAAATGATGACTATTCGGGTTTTGAGATTAATGGTGACTACAGAATCTACAAAAATTATTATCTAGCTGCAGAATTAGGAAACGAATCTTTTTTAAGAGATGAAGAGAATATTGAAGTAGAAGGATCCGGAAGCTATATCAGATTAGGTGTAGATTACAATGTCTATAAAAACTGGTATGGAATGCAAAATAGTATTTATGTCGGTCTTAGATATGGTTTCTCCACTTTTGACCAAACATTAAATAGTTATAGGATTTTTACGGGTACGGATTTTTTCCCTAATGAACCTATTACTGAAAAAAGAGAAGCTAAAGATCTAACCGCTGGCTGGGTAGAATTTACTTTAGGAATTAAAGTAGAAGTACTAAATAACCTCTATCTAGGAGCGAGTGTATCTTTAAGAGGACTTGTTAGTGAAAAAGATCCTGATGGATTTGATGATGAATTTGATGGGTTTGAAAATTTATTCATTCCTGGATACGGAAGAACAAACGATTTTAGTCAGTTTGGCGTTGGATACACGTATACAATTAGCTACTTGATTCCTTTTGTAAAAAAGAAAAGGTAA